In Candidatus Omnitrophota bacterium, one genomic interval encodes:
- a CDS encoding DUF4870 domain-containing protein, producing MDKQEHIPEEQVASVTVKEEPGINRAFAALGYLSILCLVPLFLKRDSEFAQFHGRQGLAIFILELACALLAWIPIVGWVLAVILKIVFPLVSLGGVISAATGKRWRIPLIGDMAGALTI from the coding sequence ATGGACAAGCAAGAGCACATACCTGAAGAACAAGTTGCGTCCGTAACGGTTAAGGAAGAACCGGGCATTAACCGCGCATTCGCCGCCCTGGGCTATTTATCCATCCTTTGTTTGGTGCCGCTCTTCCTGAAGCGGGATTCGGAATTTGCACAGTTCCACGGCCGCCAAGGATTGGCGATCTTCATCCTGGAGTTGGCTTGCGCCCTCCTGGCGTGGATACCCATTGTCGGATGGGTGCTTGCCGTGATTCTCAAGATCGTTTTTCCGCTTGTCTCGCTGGGGGGCGTGATCAGCGCGGCCACCGGCAAGCGGTGGCGGATTCCTTTGATCGGGGATATGGCCGGGGCCTTGACGATATAG
- a CDS encoding adenine phosphoribosyltransferase yields MTVNKTLVENLKGAIRDVPDFPSEGIIFKDITTLLKQGERFKEVIDLFAARYGPGGPVPGVEAIVAIEARGFILGGALAVALGVGFVPVRKQGKLPAQATRMTYELEYGRDTIEMHQDALSAGQKVVLLDDVIATGGTAEATVRLIQGVGAEVLETAFLIELGFLPGRSKLEALGQSVFSILKYD; encoded by the coding sequence ATGACGGTGAACAAGACTCTCGTTGAGAATCTCAAGGGAGCTATCCGGGATGTGCCTGATTTCCCCTCTGAGGGGATCATTTTTAAGGACATTACGACCCTGCTCAAGCAAGGCGAACGATTTAAGGAAGTGATCGATTTGTTTGCAGCCCGCTACGGGCCCGGGGGACCGGTGCCCGGTGTTGAGGCCATTGTGGCAATCGAAGCCCGGGGATTCATTTTGGGGGGGGCGTTGGCCGTTGCCTTGGGTGTGGGCTTTGTTCCTGTGCGCAAGCAGGGGAAGCTGCCGGCGCAGGCCACCCGCATGACCTATGAGCTGGAATACGGCCGGGACACCATTGAGATGCATCAGGATGCTCTATCCGCCGGGCAGAAGGTGGTGCTCCTGGATGATGTGATCGCGACCGGGGGAACAGCCGAAGCCACGGTGAGGCTTATTCAGGGAGTGGGGGCCGAGGTGCTGGAGACGGCCTTTTTGATTGAGCTGGGATTTTTGCCCGGCCGCTCCAAGTTGGAGGCTTTGGGCCAGTCGGTCTTCTCCATATTGAAGTACGATTAA
- a CDS encoding RNA polymerase sigma factor RpoD/SigA, whose translation MDPIKLYLKDIRKIPLLTPEEEFELAQRARAGDPEAREAMIRSNLRLVINIAKKYNHLGLPMMDLIEEGNLGLIKAVSKFNPNRGYRFSTYAAWWIKQYVTRALANQGKLVRIPVYMTELIARWKRVTERLTHELGCKPKPKEIAKEMDLPLKKVREISTLVSKVSSLDAPIGDDGDAEFIDLLEDVNQVPVSDEISQVLQHELVFKVMTRLGDRERQVLYMRYGLNDGTPRTLKEIAGEMGITRERVRQIENSALKKLRGFLREVEEQAEKALNGDDGEQDSR comes from the coding sequence ATGGATCCAATCAAGCTCTACCTAAAAGACATCCGCAAGATTCCTCTTCTCACTCCGGAAGAGGAGTTTGAGCTGGCTCAGCGGGCCCGGGCCGGCGACCCCGAGGCCCGCGAGGCCATGATTCGTTCAAACCTCCGCCTGGTCATCAACATTGCAAAAAAATACAACCATCTGGGGCTGCCCATGATGGATTTGATCGAAGAGGGAAATCTCGGTTTGATCAAAGCAGTGTCCAAGTTCAATCCGAACCGCGGATACCGCTTTAGCACTTATGCGGCATGGTGGATCAAGCAGTATGTAACCCGTGCTTTGGCCAATCAGGGCAAGTTGGTTCGCATTCCTGTTTATATGACAGAATTGATTGCGCGCTGGAAACGGGTGACCGAAAGACTGACGCATGAGCTGGGATGCAAGCCCAAGCCCAAGGAAATTGCCAAGGAAATGGACCTGCCTCTGAAGAAAGTGCGGGAAATTTCCACGCTCGTTTCCAAAGTCTCCTCCTTGGACGCACCGATTGGCGATGACGGCGATGCGGAATTCATCGACCTTTTGGAGGACGTGAACCAGGTCCCTGTATCCGACGAGATTTCCCAGGTTCTCCAGCACGAGCTGGTTTTTAAGGTCATGACGCGGCTCGGGGACCGGGAGCGCCAAGTCCTCTACATGCGCTACGGGCTCAATGACGGCACACCCCGTACTTTGAAGGAGATTGCCGGTGAAATGGGTATTACGCGGGAACGTGTCCGGCAGATCGAAAATTCGGCGCTCAAGAAGCTCAGAGGCTTTTTGAGAGAAGTTGAAGAACAGGCGGAGAAAGCGCTCAATGGAGATGACGGTGAACAAGACTCTCGTTGA
- a CDS encoding pyruvate, phosphate dikinase, with protein MSEKYVYYFGDGKADGDGSMKNLLGGKGANLAEMTRLNIPVPPGFTISTEACLVFQNTKDYPEGMIDQVREAIARLEKALDKGFGDKDNPLLVSVRSGARVSMPGMMDTVLNLGLNDTTVQGLAAKSNNERFAYDSYRRFLQMFGDVVLNVEHRLFENKLDDAKKAKGVEVDTGLDAADLKKLVEVYKGVIKQATGQDFPSDPFEQLKYAINAVFGSWDNDRAYTYRNLNRIPHDWGTAVNVQSMVFGNLGETSGTGVAFTRDPGTGEKRFYGEFLMNAQGEDVVAGTRTPRPIEELQKLMPDAYKQLVEVYQNLENHYRDMQDLEFTIEDKVLFLLQTRSGKRTIQSAVRIAVEMQKEGLIDERTAVSRINADAFDQLLHPTIDPTSEKQVIAKGLPASPGAVAGTAVFTSADAIEEAKNGKKVILVRLETSPEDVGGMSASQGILTSRGGMTSHAAVVGRGMGKCCVVGCQGITVNEEKGYFKAGDITVKRGDVITLDGNSGEVILGEAQFQSTGLSDDYHTLMAWADESRTLGVRANADTPHDARVAREFGAAGIGLCRTEHMFFGEDRLPWVQKMILSKDTSQREEGLATLLPMQKGDFYGILEAMNGLPVTIRLLDPPLHEFLPRTDEEIKRLSKTIGFPVKQIEETVVSLEESNPMLGHRGCRLGITFPEIYRMQARAIFEATAQLVKEGKQPMPEVMIPLVGTVREFTDLKAIVVGEADAVIAETGTEFQYLVGTMIEIPRAAITADEIAKEAQFFSFGTNDLTQMTFGYSRDDVGKFLPAYVEKGILKDDPFMRLDQIGVGSLVKMAVEKGRQGRPEIKLGICGEHGGDPSSVEFCHGVGLNYVSCSPFRVPTARLAAAQAAIKDPSLQTQTAGK; from the coding sequence ATGTCTGAAAAATATGTTTATTATTTTGGTGATGGAAAAGCCGACGGCGACGGTTCTATGAAGAACCTGCTCGGGGGCAAGGGCGCCAATCTGGCAGAAATGACCCGGCTCAATATTCCGGTTCCTCCGGGGTTTACTATTTCTACCGAAGCCTGTTTGGTTTTCCAAAACACGAAAGATTATCCCGAGGGAATGATCGACCAGGTCCGCGAGGCCATTGCCCGTTTGGAGAAGGCCTTGGACAAGGGTTTTGGGGATAAGGATAATCCGTTGCTCGTGTCCGTGCGGTCGGGCGCGCGTGTTTCCATGCCCGGGATGATGGATACGGTTCTCAACCTCGGTCTGAACGACACAACGGTTCAAGGGTTGGCTGCCAAGTCCAACAACGAGCGTTTTGCCTATGATTCGTACAGGCGGTTTTTGCAAATGTTCGGCGATGTGGTTTTGAATGTGGAGCACCGGCTTTTTGAGAACAAGTTGGACGATGCCAAGAAGGCCAAAGGTGTGGAAGTGGACACCGGCTTGGATGCAGCAGACCTGAAGAAGCTGGTGGAGGTTTACAAGGGGGTCATTAAGCAAGCGACAGGGCAGGACTTTCCTTCGGATCCTTTTGAGCAACTCAAGTACGCGATCAACGCGGTCTTCGGTTCCTGGGACAATGATCGAGCCTATACCTACCGGAACCTGAACCGCATTCCCCATGACTGGGGAACAGCAGTCAATGTGCAGAGTATGGTTTTTGGCAACTTGGGCGAGACCTCAGGCACAGGCGTGGCCTTTACCCGCGATCCGGGCACAGGGGAGAAGCGCTTCTACGGTGAGTTCTTGATGAACGCGCAGGGCGAGGACGTGGTGGCCGGCACCCGCACACCGCGCCCGATTGAGGAGCTCCAAAAACTCATGCCCGATGCTTACAAGCAGCTGGTCGAGGTGTATCAGAATCTGGAGAATCACTATCGTGATATGCAGGACTTGGAATTTACGATCGAGGACAAGGTGCTCTTCCTGCTCCAGACGCGTTCGGGCAAACGGACTATCCAGTCTGCGGTTCGAATTGCCGTCGAGATGCAGAAGGAAGGACTGATTGACGAGCGTACGGCCGTATCCCGGATCAATGCCGATGCCTTTGACCAGCTCTTGCACCCGACCATCGATCCCACAAGCGAGAAGCAGGTGATTGCCAAAGGCCTGCCCGCGTCTCCGGGCGCGGTCGCCGGCACGGCGGTTTTTACCAGTGCGGACGCGATTGAGGAAGCGAAGAACGGCAAGAAGGTGATTCTCGTGCGGCTGGAGACCTCTCCGGAAGACGTGGGGGGTATGTCCGCTTCACAGGGGATTCTTACCTCGCGCGGCGGTATGACCAGCCACGCCGCTGTTGTGGGGCGCGGAATGGGCAAGTGTTGTGTGGTGGGTTGCCAGGGAATTACCGTGAATGAGGAAAAGGGCTATTTCAAAGCCGGCGATATTACTGTTAAGAGGGGGGATGTAATCACACTGGACGGGAATAGCGGGGAAGTCATTCTCGGTGAGGCCCAATTCCAGTCCACGGGACTTTCCGACGATTACCATACGCTCATGGCGTGGGCCGATGAGTCGCGTACCCTGGGCGTGCGCGCCAATGCCGACACCCCGCACGATGCGCGGGTGGCCCGTGAGTTCGGCGCCGCAGGCATCGGGCTTTGCCGCACTGAACATATGTTCTTTGGCGAGGATCGGCTGCCTTGGGTCCAGAAGATGATCCTTTCCAAGGATACCTCCCAACGTGAGGAAGGTTTGGCGACTTTGTTGCCCATGCAAAAGGGCGACTTCTACGGGATTCTGGAGGCAATGAACGGGCTGCCCGTGACCATTCGCCTTTTGGATCCGCCTTTGCATGAGTTCCTCCCGCGCACCGATGAAGAAATAAAGCGCCTGTCCAAAACCATTGGTTTTCCGGTCAAGCAGATTGAAGAGACCGTGGTTTCCTTGGAGGAGAGCAATCCGATGCTGGGGCACCGCGGCTGCCGCTTGGGCATTACTTTCCCGGAGATTTACCGCATGCAGGCGCGCGCTATCTTCGAGGCCACGGCTCAACTGGTTAAGGAAGGCAAGCAGCCCATGCCCGAGGTCATGATTCCGCTGGTTGGAACTGTGCGGGAGTTTACAGATCTCAAAGCGATTGTTGTGGGTGAGGCCGATGCTGTGATCGCCGAGACTGGTACCGAGTTCCAATACTTGGTTGGGACCATGATCGAGATTCCGCGCGCGGCCATTACCGCGGATGAGATCGCAAAGGAAGCGCAGTTCTTTAGCTTTGGGACCAATGACCTGACTCAGATGACCTTTGGGTACTCTCGTGACGATGTGGGCAAGTTCCTTCCCGCATATGTCGAGAAGGGGATTCTGAAGGATGATCCGTTTATGCGTTTGGACCAGATCGGGGTCGGATCCCTTGTGAAGATGGCGGTTGAAAAGGGGCGTCAGGGGCGTCCGGAGATCAAGCTGGGTATCTGTGGCGAGCATGGCGGAGATCCTTCTTCTGTGGAGTTTTGCCACGGTGTGGGGCTCAACTACGTGAGCTGTTCGCCCTTCCGTGTGCCTACAGCTCGCTTGGCAGCAGCCCAGGCAGCGATCAAAGATCCGTCCTTGCAAACGCAAACGGCAGGTAAGTAA
- a CDS encoding glycine--tRNA ligase subunit beta, whose translation MSNTTKTLLLEIGCEEIPADYMPDALAQIRNLAQQYLEEELLEYGDIQVLGTPRRLVLHVRGLAVRQKDRAMRREGPPKERAYDAEGKLTRAGQGFCEGLGIKADCLSLEEVKGKAKVVAHWTRKGASAATVLKVLLPRLISELKFPKMMRWDDTGVRFARPVRWILALLGETPLVFTWGRVKAGARSLSPRYSGSKPFGVKSPADYFRQVKQKGILLDPEERRQKIARQLDVAAKKAGGILHKDEGLLQEISFLVEDPSVLTGGFDPDYAERLPLDVLSAAMAKGQRLFGILHASKSRRLKPLPKFIGVLNGPRPAEARQAIRRNCENILNAKLADARFFFLEDTKRGMDFFASLLPGIVFLRGAGTMAEKTGRIRNLARYLHQQVDSIEYTEEELEQAVSWCKADLASQMVKEFPALQGVIGGVYAGEQGASPKVCVAIGEHYFPRSAEDRLPQTVFGSILSVADKLDSVAQCFRVGLKPTSSGDPYGIRRNVQGALQIVLERGWNLRLSELLQIAAGDGDPAALERTAEYCMARLQVLLKLRYPDAWVDAVFPLCGDRPQELVQRLDQLQEIPSKYFRDAAKIVERAHRIVRAGGEVESEVQPQLFEHQLEHQVWDVCLQQEGVVENLTRNQQYGEATRQYAEAFSDLLHEFFDQVMVNVEQAEVRANRLSLMKRVYDIFASRIADLSVVHVE comes from the coding sequence AGGAAGAGCTGCTCGAGTACGGAGACATTCAGGTGCTGGGTACTCCGCGCCGCCTTGTCTTGCATGTGCGCGGGCTGGCTGTTCGCCAGAAGGACCGTGCGATGCGCAGGGAAGGGCCTCCCAAGGAAAGGGCCTATGATGCCGAAGGCAAGCTGACACGGGCGGGCCAGGGCTTTTGCGAGGGCCTGGGTATCAAGGCGGATTGCCTGAGCTTGGAAGAGGTCAAAGGAAAGGCAAAAGTGGTGGCCCATTGGACCCGGAAAGGGGCCTCTGCCGCCACAGTGTTGAAGGTCCTGTTGCCGCGGCTCATCTCTGAGCTGAAATTTCCGAAGATGATGCGTTGGGATGATACGGGTGTGCGTTTTGCGCGCCCGGTTCGCTGGATTCTGGCGCTTTTGGGTGAGACACCGCTGGTCTTCACATGGGGAAGAGTTAAGGCAGGCGCCCGTTCGCTGTCGCCTCGATACTCCGGTTCCAAACCCTTTGGCGTCAAATCTCCTGCTGACTATTTCCGGCAAGTCAAACAAAAGGGGATTCTCCTCGACCCTGAGGAACGCAGGCAAAAAATTGCCCGGCAATTGGACGTGGCTGCTAAGAAGGCCGGAGGCATTTTGCACAAGGATGAAGGGCTCTTGCAGGAGATCAGTTTTCTGGTTGAAGATCCATCGGTGTTAACCGGGGGTTTTGATCCGGATTATGCAGAGCGGCTTCCTTTGGATGTTTTGTCTGCTGCAATGGCCAAAGGACAGCGGCTCTTTGGAATCCTCCATGCTTCGAAATCCAGGAGGTTGAAGCCGCTTCCCAAGTTTATCGGCGTATTGAACGGGCCGCGCCCGGCAGAGGCGCGGCAGGCAATCCGGCGCAATTGCGAGAATATTCTCAATGCCAAATTGGCGGATGCGCGTTTTTTCTTTTTGGAAGACACGAAGCGCGGGATGGATTTTTTTGCCTCACTTTTGCCAGGAATCGTTTTTCTGCGCGGAGCCGGAACCATGGCTGAGAAGACCGGCCGCATCCGGAATCTGGCCCGGTATCTGCACCAGCAGGTGGACTCCATCGAGTACACCGAAGAGGAACTCGAGCAGGCTGTTTCCTGGTGCAAAGCGGATCTGGCCTCGCAGATGGTCAAGGAGTTTCCCGCATTGCAGGGTGTGATCGGAGGGGTCTACGCCGGCGAACAGGGGGCCTCGCCCAAGGTTTGCGTGGCGATCGGGGAGCACTACTTCCCGCGTTCAGCTGAGGACCGCCTGCCGCAGACTGTGTTTGGGTCCATCCTCTCTGTGGCGGACAAATTGGACTCCGTGGCCCAGTGCTTCCGCGTCGGACTTAAACCCACAAGCAGCGGGGATCCTTACGGAATACGGCGTAATGTGCAGGGCGCCCTTCAGATTGTGCTGGAACGGGGTTGGAATCTCCGGCTTAGTGAGCTCTTGCAGATTGCCGCAGGGGACGGAGACCCTGCGGCTTTGGAGCGCACTGCGGAATATTGTATGGCCCGGTTGCAGGTTTTGCTGAAGCTGCGGTATCCTGATGCCTGGGTTGATGCTGTTTTTCCGCTGTGCGGCGACCGCCCTCAGGAGCTTGTTCAAAGACTGGATCAGCTCCAGGAAATTCCTTCCAAATATTTCCGCGATGCAGCCAAGATTGTGGAGCGGGCCCATCGTATTGTTCGAGCCGGGGGAGAAGTGGAGTCGGAGGTTCAGCCTCAGTTATTCGAACACCAATTGGAACATCAGGTTTGGGACGTATGTCTGCAGCAGGAGGGGGTGGTTGAGAATTTAACGCGGAATCAGCAGTATGGTGAGGCCACGCGGCAATACGCAGAGGCCTTTTCGGATCTATTACACGAATTTTTTGACCAGGTCATGGTCAATGTGGAACAAGCAGAAGTCAGGGCGAACCGATTGTCCCTGATGAAACGGGTGTACGACATCTTTGCCTCGCGCATTGCGGATTTGAGCGTCGTGCACGTTGAATAG